The following is a genomic window from Carassius auratus strain Wakin chromosome 15, ASM336829v1, whole genome shotgun sequence.
GTTGTATTCCTTTAAAGCTTTATGCTCTCTGTAAGATTTTTAATCAGGGGCCTTGTTTAACAGAGACATTTTAAGGCATATTTAATGTCTAGATATCCATTATTTAAGGGGGCAGTGGAGTGAGCACTGCTTTGGCTGTAGTTGAGCTCTTGGGTTTGTATCTGTGGTCTGTAGGGCTTTGTTTATTCTCTCTGGAGTGAGAATGACTGCGACTGGATCTGGTGCCAAACAGAAGTCTGCCAGAGAAGGAGTGCAGTAGGGCAGCGCTCTCTCCACCCCCAGCTTGGCTCTGTGGCCTGGCATTCCAGTCCGttccacacgcacacacaaactcagagaCTCAAATACACAACCATTGCTTCCTGAAAGACAGGAAGTGAGGCCGGCTTCCTGTGACAGTCCTCTTTCATGTGGTCACTTCCTGGTGTTTGGCTCTTGCTGTTGACTTTCTTCATTGTTCCTGCAACAGGGGCTTAAAATCGTGTGTATGTCTAAATAACTCTTTGAGTATGCAATAGCTGTACATACGACATATGTTGACACATTTGTCAGGGTTTGCACGATTATGGACGACATGGAATTATCAGggaatttaaaatgtttgatgttcttgattttttttaaacacagtaAACAATCTTCTCTTCtttgttaataattatttaatgcatatgcaaaataaatattgggattttattttttattgatttaagtcactgatacaaaataatataatttgaatGGAATACAGAATAATAGCAAGTTACTACAATTTTATTAATAGTATAACTGTAACAACTGTGGTATTGTGGACACCATACAATAATGTATTccagattaatttaattaattaattagattatttttaaatgtataactcGGTTACAgttactgttataaatgtatattggTTAAATAACCATATGAAATGACTGAAATGTGGACAATTTTTAGCACAgcacattaaatcacattttcacTATAGGTCAATTTAAAGACATGATTCAGTCGCATAGATGACACATTGTGTTCTTACATTCTAGAAATTATATAATACCATCTCATTGTGTGTACTGTTGTGGTATTTGTGGATCAGTATTGTTGCGAACCCAAGATTATAGGATCTTCACACAACAAGAATGATGGTTGGGGTTTAGAATCCCCAGACAGGAATGTGGATTGGGACACTGTAGTTCCAGAAGAGATAGGGTATTAGAAGGCTAGCTCTGATTACGTTTGAACTTTGAACAAAGTGATTAGTTGGAATGTCGAAGTTCCTGTGTTCTGCCACTAATACATCAACTATTGTCAAAATGTGTCAATTAGGAAGGAAGCTGCAGACCTGAACACAGGATGAACATGCTTTGATAACATTTGGGCTCTCTTTGTCGCTTTCTGGCCATTTGTTCTCATACTTTTAGGTACAGATTCAACTGCGATTTGGAGGAACTCAGTTGGCTTGTGCTATTTAGAGGACACAAACATACAGTGCAGCAGTCAAACAGGATAAAATGGACTCTCTCATAGCTCCAGTTTGTCATCATTCCTATGTAGCACCAGAGAGGGAACTCCTGTTTCAATAGTTCACCGCTAGTGCATGAACACTTTGATAACACTCAACAGGAAGTGGAAAAGTTTTGAGACATCTAACCATAATGCTCTTTCAGACTGTTCCCACTCAGAATGCCGAGTCCTGTCCTGGTATTCCCCAGACCCCCAGGGCTCCAAATCTCCCAAACCTCTCCATATATCCATCAGTGAATCCTCTTCTAATGTGGTTGTGGTTAAATTTGTCTTGCTACACATATTTGCAGACTGGCCAAGAGATATTTCACATGACATGCAAAGTTGTGATGCTGTTTTCAGTTCTGCAGTTTTCTGTTCAAAATTTGAGCCAGATAAACAGTTTTAGTTAGCAGAGCGAAATTACTTCAGTTGGTATTGTTCTGCTTTGGATTCATGCGTGCATACCTCTGAATTGTtgtgatttgatttttatttttttcttcgcTCTGTAAATGCTAACGCACATAATGTACGTCATCATAGGATGTTATTTGTAGTTATTCTGATAATTTCCCCTTTCTGTGCCATGTGATGCATACTTCCCACAAGAATGGTGAGAGGTGTTTCCAATTGGCTGgctttatttcaatttcaaattaagtttttgttgttgttgttttaaaaatgaaaagtggTTAATCCATGCGTTAAAAAGTATTTGAATGTGAAGTAAAAAGTAGTTGAAAATCTAGCTTGAcgttttcaaaaaaacatcaaatgtgtgtgttttctattcCCAAGGTTACTCCAGTTgactatttaaacaaaaaaaaaggtcaaaatatgTAATAGTTTTAAAAATGGACTGACATAGTCAAAAGTGTGTGTGAGGTTTCTTTCTGTGATACAATTTCCTTTCTTGTCAGTGGACAAGAAAATGACTTTCTGCATGTTGGTTACACCACACTGACTTGGGTGTTTCTTAATGTAAAGGCTGCTTCCTAGTAAGGTTGTATATCTAGGCTGACACATCAAGCCCCATTGAACATCATGTCAATCTGAAAAATCGCAGCCTCCTTTTTATGTcctttgttatttgtattttaaaggaTGCGTCAAGTGTATCCTTTGCATCCTCCAGTCACCCATTATCCTCCACTATACATTCCAGATCATTAAAAAATGAATCAGCACTGAACTTGTCTAATATAAttatcaaatgcaaaaaaaatatagatatattggAGATGAAAGTattatgtttgttgttgttaattgatTGCATAATGCTAAACTGCTTATGATGTAAACCACTGGAAAACCACAGATAgttgtcatttttattgcattaatagaAAGTAAATTTTTATGGCTGTAGtttatattcctttttatttaaatttcatttatttgactAAGACATCGAGACATGAGACTATTATAAAATCAATTTTCaatttttacaagtttttttattgactgattattatttttgcgCTGTGACCACGAAGGTGGAAACTTTAATGACTCCGCAAGAAGActctctcattttatttttttaagtttaatgttgAGGAGGACTCTCAGAAAGACAGGACTAAGACATGCAACCTCACTAGGATTACGgctgatttaatttgattaaaatatttttatttcagagtaAGAAAGAACACATAGGTTATTGTTTATATGAATTGCATTCGAGCTTTCAAGATCTGTTTCTTTTGAGGCTGTAGGATTTATGGGCTagattttccaaaaataaataaataaatgaataaataaataaatgaataaatgtgtctCTACATGTGCTTCATAAAGCCTTTTAGTTCACAAACAACTGCAAAGACCATCTTAAGCTGCCATCACATCCTGTAACTATCCATTAACAACTCTAAATTAGACACAGGAGGCATTAGGCCAGCATTTCAAAAATCCCCCATTTTCCACCTCTCTAGGGAAAATGGTCCTAATGATTGAGATCACCATGACAACATAGGTAATGCGTCTATGCCAGACTGAATGTTTACCTGTGTTTGCCAGACATTATGGGGTGTGAGCTCATCAGACTGAAAGAAAGTACATCATTTTTACTACACTATATGTGCCCTAGTGCAGCAACTATTCATTGGCAAGAATAGAATAACAAGCATAGAAATGGCTGTATTGGTTTTCATTAAGAAAGGTTGCTATTTAAGTGATATGTTGCTAATTATGTAAGACCATATGGTAGGGCATTTTTAATAGTTATAATTTTTGGGCCCCTATAAAGTAACACGTGTCATTGGTTGAGAGCAGAAGCTGAAAGGCCAAGCCAAAGCAATGTTCTGAAAAAGTCacagtgtttaagtttttttGGTAAATCAACTTACGAATGGCTTACTCATAGTTGCATCTACACTTAAAACTATCAGGACACATGTCATCTTTAAAACCTTCAAATAAATCAGTTCATCCACTTTTGAAGGAAGAGTTTCATCAAGATGTATCATTGATAATAGTCAGAGCTCTGAACTTGAGGATTAGGAATGTCCTTTATCACTAAATATAGAATTATGTTTTCTTGATTCACAGCAAAACACTGAAGGCACTCTCTCGTTCTGTTTGGATAGACCACTGAGcgcaatatgtaaatatttgcaaGAATATGTTTATAAGAATGGCCAGTGTTCAAGGAAAACTGTCCTTAAGTCTCCTTTGAATGACAGAAAATTATGCATATAGGTGAAGGAAATGGTGAGTGGATGAAAGCGGAGGTGAAGAGAAAAAAGGCTTTAATAGAAAACAGCTGCTGTGAGGATTTGCACTCTGCTGATTTACCGTCAGTGGGGAATTTACGGGAACAAGGCAAACTAAGAACATAACGCTCACACTTCTTTCTCCTTGCTGTCTCTCTCACTCCCACAGAACTCAATCAGACACAACCTGTCCCTACATAGCAGGTTTATCCGAGTGCAGAATGAGGGGACAGGTAAGAGCTCCTGGTGGATGCTCAACCCTGATGGCGGCAAAAGTGGCAAGTCGCCTCGACGCCGGGCCGCCTCTATGGACAACAACAGCAAGTTTGCCAAGAGCAGAGGACGAGCAGCAAAGAAAAAGGTAAGAGCTCCAACTAGACCTGCTGCATTCTCTTCCATAAACACTACACACTATACATTTGTACATACAGTTATTTTTCTTACAAGTTGTTTTGTTCATCTCTAACTTTATAGCTGGCTCTTCAGGGTGGTCCCGACGGGGGCGCAGATAGCCCAGGCTCTCAGTATGGCAAGTGGCCAGGCAGTCCGAACTCCCACAGCAATGATGACTTTGACGCCTGGACGGCTTTCCGTCCACGCACCAGCTCCAATGCCAGCACAGTGAGCGGCCGTCTCTCGCCTTTTATTGATGACGAACTTGGCGACTCCGATGTCCACATGGTCTACCCAGGCCCTGGGTCAGGTGCCAAAATGACCTCCACTCTCCCCAGCCTGTCTGAAATGGCTGGTTCTCTAGGTCGCAGTGGCTCTGAGAATGTGATGGAGAACCTTCTGGATAACCTCAAATTGCTCTCACCTAAGAACCAATCGGTGGGGTCCACAGGAGGGCCTGGGTCAGGATCCAACCAGTCCTCACCTTCTTCACTCATGCAGGCCAGCCCTGGTTACTCCCCCTACAGTTCCCCAGGTATGGCTGTGGTCAACCAGCAGACCCAACAAGACTATCCTAAGTTTCTTTATGGCCAGGCAGGAATGAGCAGCATGTCCCCCATGCCGATGCAGCATTTGCCAGAAAGCAAGCCCAGTTTTGTTTCTGGCCCAGGAACTATGGGCCAGTTTAACTGCACAGCTGGGCTGCTGAAGGAGCTTCTTACATCTGATGGAGAGCCTGGAGAGCTCATGCCCTCAGTGGACACTGTCGTCTCCCAGTCAGCTGGAGGCAGTGGATGTATGTTGCCACCCTACAATAGTGGGCGGAATGAACTTATGGGAGGTGCAGCATCCCACAGCCATGCCCTCTCTCATCCACACAATATGCATGGACAAGCCACATCTTTGGCATTGAATGGGCGATCGATGCACCCACTGACCGGGATTGGTCACAGCAGTGCTGGTGGATGCTTGGGAAGCGTCAAGTCAGCCATGCAGATGCAGTATGGAGGCACCAGTCATCTTGGAGGTGGGCTTCCTCCTTACTGCAGTGTCAACAGCAACGGATATGGCCGCAGCCCAGGGATGATGCCCCACCTGCAACAGCAACACCTGGAGAAGCTGCCCAGTGATCTGGACGGGATGCCTGTGGAGAGATTTGAATGTGATGTTGAGTCCATCTTGCATGATACACTCATGGACGGAGAATCGCTGGACTTCAACTTTGACCCCATGGCGACCCAGCAGGGGTTCCCAACTCACAGTGTAAAGACCACCACCCACAGCTGGGTGTCTGGGTAGgagctatttttattaaaagtataatattttaacaacCCAACAATATCTGAAGTCCAGTAACTGTTCATAATTCCTTTTTCAGTATtggtttaaaatatatgtttaaacaCTTTGACTTTGTGTAGATGATATGTGTCTTCTGTgacgtttttgtttttatttgtatttttacaggtAAAAAAACTCACAACTGGAAAACAGCAGCATGGAGCGGCTCTCCACACACATCCAAACCCTTTGTCAGGGAACGTAGCCCCCATTATTCATTTACTTTCTTCAGCTGAGATACGACCTCGCGCTACAAGCACACTGGCTCAGTACAGAGCTAAATTGCAAGGATGTTTTCCTCAGACATTGGGACTCACATTCAAACTAAGTGCCAAACCAGGTGCCTGTGCTCCATAGCCAAATTGACAAGCTTTATTATGCTGCCTTCTTCTTGCTGTAGATAATCAGTCGTCAAATCAGGGCAACGAAAACCTGAGGCCCTTACATCTGCTGCAACAAACTTACCAATGTCCAAACCAATTTTCAGTAATGATTTTACAGCTGCATTTCCATTAAGGAAAAACTGTGATAAGGTATAACCATCAAATCCAACACCAGGCAGCACACCTCAAGTTCATTCGACACACCTCAGAAAAGTAACTCCCAAGGTAATAGCTCATTCCTTGTTGTGTTGTCAGTTCAAAACCCTACTCTGCAATTTTTGCTGAGAGTAACACATTCATGCTGTGTTTCATGGGGACTCCATGATTGGCCTTATTGGGATGAAGAACTGGAACAGCGGTAGGCAGGAATGACTGTAAATAGATTTATTTAGAAATAGTCCTGCACAAAACATGACCTTGGAAATGTTAGGGAAATTGGTGCGGACTAGTTGAACTGCGTCACATACAGAACATCATTACACTTTCATTTCTGTCTTGTAACACTTTTCATTCTGTCTCAGCATTTGACGTAGGCAAGATGTACTACATTTCTAAACAGTGTGTAACTATTAACTGGTGTACAGAGAGGTTACACAATGATATCAACAATCAGGGCAACcgatttaatgttgttttgtaaatctgagagaactggacttgacattttacattttggcaGGCTTACATGGAATAGTGTTTCTCATCTGAATTATATACATCTTTCCACATTTTTTGtaaatacatgaaatatatttcaaaaacatataaagTAGAAATATAAGAAGGTTATTATACATAGaagttttctttttccttttgtaTTATCACAGTTATTcttattgttgtttattattggcttcagtttgagatatttttattattattatttaaagaaatagttcacccaataatgaaaagCTTATAATTTACTAAAAGTATACAGTAACTTATTTTTTCTCCAAATCAATgtatttattctgtgaaacacaaaaagtgACATTTTGAACAATATCATGGCTGCTTCTTCCCATGCAATGAAAATTAATAGAGTCTGTCAAGTCTTTTGAACTACAAAAATATTTCATCTTTGACATTTGATGGCAAACACCATTGTTTTTTGTGTGTCTCAACGCCATGTTTGTTTAGGAAGatttttgtgaaaaatgacaaatttCGATTGACCCAATACTTTCATTTTTTCGTTGTATGGGAAAAGGCAGCCAGGacattattaaacaaaattaatttgtgtgtcatggaagaaagtaagtcacacaggtttggaatgacatgcagGCAAATAAATGCTCCCAGAATTTGAATTATTTGATACATTACTTCTTTTATAGTGCATTTTTTCCCTTAGATTTTGGGTTTTTAAAATCCAGAACTTTTTTAAGGGTAAGGGTAAGACACCtcctcaaaattaaaataaatagacaaactGTTGTATTTGCTCTTCATAATTTATCATGGGGCCGTACACCACCAAAGCCTTTAACAGTGGTTAATGTAGTTTAAAGCTACAGCGCTAGGTGACCACTGTATTGAATCTGTTGCTGTAGTAAAGCTACAGTTCTCTGCCTTTAAGAAAGTGTAGACACATTGACAACATTATTTGGCTGAAGGAAAAGTGCTGTGGTTGTATCATGTCACAGTATATTATTTACACTTGTATTATATTTCTATCTTAATTCACATCTCTCTCGAACTGCAGGCACTGTGATGTATATGTTTTACAAGTTTGTGGTGATTTTCAATGTCTGTGGTGCCTcaacttttgtttttcatttcagtttgatGTTCCCTTTACCAAGAATTTCAACAGTTTATGTTTCTTGCACCAATGTGCACTACTAGACTTAAAAAGTTTTCAAATTGGCCAGCAGAAATTACTGATATCTCAGACAAAACTCAAAATGGTTTCTTGAGTACTGTTATAATACAAAAATGCTGAAATGTTTTgtagaaaactaaaatatattaagttctcaattttttaaatattaaatgcttAATGTTATTAGAGGTGTTCTTGAAGAACATTAACACTGTTTTCTAACCAGGCGGAATATGACAGGGCAACAAGCCACAAGTTACTTGTTGGTGCTTTGGTTTCTGTTCCTGTGTAGCCCCACCCATTGCAAAATCCCATTGGTCCAAAATCCCGCTCTATATAACTATATGTAACACAAAATATGATTGGCTGTGccataattgtaactttttagTATGGACTGACAAATTTCTTGTAACGCCTGGTTCGGACACAGTGAGGTTTAGTCATGAGAAGAATGCCAGACGTTTGTTTACTAAAACAAACTCACGtcattaaattgttattattaacctCTGACCCATACTGTTTCACTCAGCACAAGAAGAAACCAGATTACATTGTGCCCAATTATCATAAACATGCATTTGCTTTGTGAATTTAGCAGGTGACCCCACCTATGCACATCCATGTACTTTAATGATTATTAAGATTATTGTCATCTCCAATATGTTTTTACGATGACAAGATATTTGATATTTCATGTTTGATAGAGCTGTGGAGTCATGTTAATGTCACAGATGTTAGTTCATAGTTCTGAAGAATATGAAGTATATTTAGAGTAGAAGATAATTTACACGCACAGCTTTTTGTACATTGTACACTGTTATTCTTGTATTTAGCAGCagtttgtaaaaagaaaaaagaaaaaaaaacatttgaaaaaaaaaactaataatgatCATTGAAACAAATCTGGAAGAAAAttaaactgtttttctacagattGTGGAGTTTGGAccaatttttaatgaaaaaaaaatcaattaaaatattgcacttttctgtaaatgtaatgcattctcCTAGAGAGATGAAGAAAGTCAAGATTGTCTATTTTGAAAGAAACTGTTAAATTTCTTAACTTATGTGCAGAAAAGATTTGATTCACAATCAAAAAAGTATAACTAAAGGTGCAATTTGTTTATGTAGTTGAGAAAGTAATAATCTATAAGAGAGAAATTATATTGTTAAGCTGACATACCAATACTGACATATGTATATTATATCTTTATTCTTTAAGTTCATCAGCaaacattttgtgaaatgtgaGGCCATAGCGCTCTGATTTTGTTCTTTATGCCGATGTTGTGCTTGTATTCATGTACAAGAAACATGCTGCCGCTGTAAAAAGCCATGtgtatataaattatgttatataAAGAAGAATGTGGCTGTCTCTTTATTCAATCACAAGGAAGCTTTGATGGCTTGTGTTAAATGTTAAAACCAATGTCTAAAAGGTACAGTAAAGGTATGTAACAAACCTTGTTGAAAAATGTCAAACATACATATTTAAGTGTATTATTATCAGAGATATCCACTCATTTTAGCAGATTTATTGAGTGTAAGTCAGTAGCAATGAAAGAGTAATGCCAAGCTGTCATATATATCTTCTGTCATATAAGGTCAGttgcacttttaaataattatttcaatctcattttgtttttcataactCAGCCAGAGGATGAGTACCTAAACACTGAATCAAACTGCATATAGCTAGTCTTTAATAACATGAATATAGAACCATCATATATTAACATCACTTTTTCTCTTTGCTGATTTTGCCATCATTTGgaattcgctttggataaaagtgtctactaaatgactaaatgtaaatatttatttaccattattaATGTCCAAattcatattaaaaaatgtacaattataattttacattcaacttctgcttttatacttactttttcaattttacttttaacttttaatttaaatgttaacgcaagaagaaaaaaataataattaaaaaatttactttagTTCCAGTTCCAAACATAACTCCTTTTTTTCAACACATCTTTCATATCTTGGTTCAGGGATTGGTCATAGAATGTTCTTGACTATTATCAGTGGTCTTGAAGATTTTGTGTTATAAAATACAGGTGAATCTCAAGAAAGTAGAATGTaatgaaaaagtttatttatttcagtaattcaactcagattgtaaaacttgtgtattaaatatattcaatgcacacagactgaactagtttaagtctttggttctttaaattgtgatgatttggctcacatttaacaaaaacataccAATTCactaacaaattagaatatggtgacatgccaatcagctaatcaactcaaaacacctgcaaaggtttcctgagccttcaaaatggtctctcagtttggttcactaggctacacaatcgtAGGGAAGACTACTGATCTGATAGTTGTCCAGAAGGCATTCATTGACTCCCTTAACAAGGaggataagccacaaacattcattgccaaagaagctggctgttcacagagtgctgtatccaagcatgttaacagaaagttgagtggaaggaaaaagtgtggagaaaaaaaaaagatgcacaaccaactgagagaactgcagccttatgaggattgtcaagcgatattgattcaagaattttaacgaacttcacaaggaatggactgaagctggagtcaaggcatcaagagccaccacacacagacatgtcaagaaatttggatacagttgtcatattcctcttgttaagccactcctgaggtGTCTTacatgggctaaggagaagaagaactggactgctgcccagtggtccaaagtcctcttttcagatgagagcaagttttgtatttcatttggaaaccaaggtcctagagtctggaggaagggtggagaagctcatcgTCCAAGTTGCTTGAactccagtgttaagtttccacagtctgtgatgatttggggtgtaatGTCATCGGCTGGTGTtgttccattgtgttttttggaaaccaaagtctctgcacccgtttaccaagaaattttggagcacttcatgcttcattCTGCCGacaagctttttgaagatgctgatttcattttccagcaggatttggcacctgcccacactgccaaaagcaccaaaagttggttaaatgaccatggtgttggtgtgcttaaTGACCAGcaaaccaaagacttaaactacttcagtctgtttgcattgaatttatttaatacacgagtttcataatttgagttgaatttcaGAAATACATGAACTTTTTCACGACAATCgaattcattgagatgcacctgtacatattTCTTAATGTTCAACAAATGGTTGTTGAAATACCTAGAAAGAGATGCTCAGAGGGAACACAAGGAAAGAGGCAACATGTTTTGTATGTTACAAAGAATAAAAGAGTTTCTTCAATTTTCTTTTGGTGGGTTGAATAATTGTgtacatgaatgtttagagcctgttagatctttttttaatttttcatcaacaatatatattttagaataactCTAATTTAATTGCttgatttaattgttttcatAACATAGTCTTGCAGGTCAAGGGGTTTGAAACATTGTAATTGCaactatatatatactgtatgtgtgtgtgtgtgtgtgcaagtttctgtgacatatcaggacacaaatttgtataatgacatgggtatgacacaggtattacaaggagagggtgacttatgaggacataacccatgtccccatttttcaaaacgcttataaaccatactacagaatgagattttttgagaaagtaaaaatacacaaaagtttcctgtgagggttagggttaggtgtagggccatagaatatacagtttgtacagtataaaaaccattacgtctatgtccacacttttcacaaaaacaaacgtttgtgtctctgtgtgaatgcttttttacattttaataaatcataaaattatgTACAGTGTTcaataaataagattaaaaacaacaatgaaaataaGGGACT
Proteins encoded in this region:
- the foxo1a gene encoding forkhead box protein O1-A isoform X3, whose translation is MAEAAQNQMVDIDPDFEPLSRPRSCTWPLPRPEFPNPAAADSNTSSPAPSVKQEPSSNTDFINNLSLLEENEDYPDQKPLMLCGDFQCQENCIHQQQIPSHQQQVPVLSSPVAAAAAAAAAAQRKSSSSRRNAWGNMSYADLITKAIESTPEKRLTLSQIYDWMVKSVPYFKDKGDSNSSAGWKNSIRHNLSLHSRFIRVQNEGTGKSSWWMLNPDGGKSGKSPRRRAASMDNNSKFAKSRGRAAKKKLALQGGPDGGADSPGSQYGKWPGSPNSHSNDDFDAWTAFRPRTSSNASTVSGRLSPFIDDELGDSDVHMVYPGPGSGAKMTSTLPSLSEMAGSLGRSGSENVMENLLDNLKLLSPKNQSVGSTGGPGSGSNQSSPSSLMQASPGYSPYSSPGMAVVNQQTQQDYPKFLYGQAGMSSMSPMPMQHLPESKPSFVSGPGTMGQFNCTAGLLKELLTSDGEPGELMPSVDTVVSQSAGGSGCMLPPYNSGRNELMGGAASHSHALSHPHNMHGQATSLALNGRSMHPLTGIGHSSAGGCLGSVKSAMQMQYGGTSHLGGGLPPYCSVNSNGYGRSPGMMPHLQQQHLEKLPSDLDGMPVERFECDVESILHDTLMDGESLDFNFDPMATQQGFPTHSVKTTTHSWVSG
- the foxo1a gene encoding forkhead box protein O1-A isoform X1, coding for MAEAAQNQMVDIDPDFEPLSRPRSCTWPLPRPEFPNPAAADSNTSSPAPSVKQEPSSNTDFINNLSLLEENEDYPDQKPLMLCGDFQCQENCIHQQQIPSHQQQVPVLSSPVAAAAAAAAAAQRKSSSSRRNAWGNMSYADLITKAIESTPEKRLTLSQIYDWMVKSVPYFKDKGDSNSSAGWKNSIRHNLSLHSRFIRVQNEGTGKSSWWMLNPDGGKSGKSPRRRAASMDNNSKFAKSRGRAAKKKLALQGGPDGGADSPGSQYGKWPGSPNSHSNDDFDAWTAFRPRTSSNASTVSGRLSPFIDDELGDSDVHMVYPGPGSGAKMTSTLPSLSEMAGSLGRSGSENVMENLLDNLKLLSPKNQSVGSTGGPGSGSNQSSPSSLMQASPGYSPYSSPGMAVVNQQTQQDYPKFLYGQAGMSSMSPMPMQHLPESKPSFVSGPGTMGQFNCTAGLLKELLTSDGEPGELMPSVDTVVSQSAGGSGCMLPPYNSGRNELMGGAASHSHALSHPHNMHGQATSLALNGRSMHPLTGIGHSSAGGCLGSVKSAMQMQYGGTSHLGGGLPPYCSVNSNGYGRSPGMMPHLQQQHLEKLPSDLDGMPVERFECDVESILHDTLMDGESLDFNFDPMATQQGFPTHSVKTTTHSWVSG
- the foxo1a gene encoding forkhead box protein O1-A isoform X2, with protein sequence MAEAAQNQMVDIDPDFEPLSRPRSCTWPLPRPEFPNPAAADSNTSSPAPSVKQEPSSNTDFINNLSLLEENEDYPDQKPLMLCGDFQCQENCIHQQQIPSHQQQVPVLSSPVAAAAAAAAAAQRKSSSSRRNAWGNMSYADLITKAIESTPEKRLTLSQIYDWMVKSVPYFKDKGDSNSSAGWKNSIRHNLSLHSRFIRVQNEGTGKSSWWMLNPDGGKSGKSPRRRAASMDNNSKFAKSRGRAAKKKLALQGGPDGGADSPGSQYGKWPGSPNSHSNDDFDAWTAFRPRTSSNASTVSGRLSPFIDDELGDSDVHMVYPGPGSGAKMTSTLPSLSEMAGSLGRSGSENVMENLLDNLKLLSPKNQSVGSTGGPGSGSNQSSPSSLMQASPGYSPYSSPGMAVVNQQTQQDYPKFLYGQAGMSSMSPMPMQHLPESKPSFVSGPGTMGQFNCTAGLLKELLTSDGEPGELMPSVDTVVSQSAGGSGCMLPPYNSGRNELMGGAASHSHALSHPHNMHGQATSLALNGRSMHPLTGIGHSSAGGCLGSVKSAMQMQYGGTSHLGGGLPPYCSVNSNGYGRSPGMMPHLQQQHLEKLPSDLDGMPVERFECDVESILHDTLMDGESLDFNFDPMATQQGFPTHSVKTTTHSWVSG